Proteins found in one Brevibacillus brevis genomic segment:
- the spoIIR gene encoding stage II sporulation protein R, giving the protein MKRMLLMAFSLFMLMMSWEGQLTSANVLDNGPIPQESVRLRIIANSDSVQDQWLKREVRDAIIAQMNTWADDIETLAEAEQVIQSQLPVLQQVVDKTIKERGFSYKAVVDFGEVPFPTKLYGSYVYPAGNYRAVRVQIGEAKGQNWWCVLFPPLCFIDMSNGDAVQAKPTPEPEQSEQTTVAVSEEKEVAVFPLEENEVGLKSETNKVDAEQMKVEVEETEEVEKEEEVTASAPEVEVRFYLWEKIEGWLS; this is encoded by the coding sequence ATGAAACGGATGTTGTTAATGGCATTTAGCCTGTTTATGCTTATGATGAGCTGGGAGGGGCAGCTTACTTCGGCCAATGTGTTGGATAATGGGCCGATCCCTCAAGAATCCGTTCGTTTGCGCATTATTGCGAACAGCGATTCGGTCCAAGATCAATGGTTAAAGCGCGAAGTCAGAGATGCGATTATCGCTCAAATGAATACGTGGGCGGACGATATCGAGACTTTGGCGGAAGCAGAGCAAGTGATTCAATCACAATTGCCTGTCCTTCAACAAGTGGTAGACAAGACGATCAAGGAACGCGGTTTTTCATACAAAGCAGTAGTCGATTTCGGCGAAGTTCCTTTTCCAACGAAGCTGTACGGCTCCTATGTGTATCCTGCGGGTAATTACCGAGCAGTCCGTGTACAAATTGGAGAGGCAAAAGGTCAAAACTGGTGGTGTGTCCTGTTCCCGCCGCTCTGCTTTATTGACATGTCCAATGGCGACGCTGTACAAGCCAAGCCAACTCCGGAGCCGGAACAATCTGAGCAAACGACAGTAGCTGTATCCGAGGAAAAGGAAGTAGCGGTCTTCCCTTTGGAAGAGAACGAAGTAGGGTTGAAATCCGAAACAAATAAAGTGGATGCCGAGCAAATGAAGGTAGAGGTAGAAGAAACCGAAGAGGTAGAAAAAGAAGAAGAAGTAACGGCCTCTGCTCCTGAAGTAGAAGTGCGATTTTACTTATGGGAAAAAATCGAGGGCTGGCTCTCCTAG
- the prmC gene encoding peptide chain release factor N(5)-glutamine methyltransferase — translation MHTQLDWSDVTTIREALLRASSFLREKGTKDPLFEAELMIRHCLDWDRTRFLMAMTDSIDAETLVKLDGLCVRRANNEPLQYMFGEQEFYGRPFTVRPGVLIPRPETEILVEQVLAAATKLWPESEELAVVDIGTGSGAICITLALEKPQWRVTTVDLSPEATAIARENASHLGADVRFLQGDLVQPLLEAGEKVDILVSNPPYIPSRDVEELDDEVRVHEPRLALDGGEDGLDCYRRLCDALPNLLKERAVVAFEVGIYQAGDVAALMRASGVMNEVEIVPDLAGIERVVIGVRR, via the coding sequence ATGCACACTCAGCTTGATTGGTCTGATGTCACGACGATTCGAGAAGCCCTATTACGGGCTTCTTCCTTTTTGCGGGAAAAAGGGACAAAGGATCCTTTGTTCGAAGCGGAGCTAATGATTCGTCATTGTCTCGACTGGGATCGGACGCGCTTTTTAATGGCGATGACGGATTCAATCGATGCAGAAACATTAGTGAAGCTGGACGGACTGTGCGTGCGCAGGGCGAATAACGAGCCATTGCAATACATGTTTGGCGAACAGGAGTTTTACGGGCGTCCTTTTACGGTGCGACCAGGGGTGCTGATCCCAAGACCAGAAACGGAAATACTGGTGGAGCAAGTGCTGGCTGCCGCTACAAAGCTCTGGCCTGAGAGCGAAGAGCTAGCGGTGGTGGATATCGGCACAGGGAGTGGAGCCATCTGTATTACGCTAGCGCTAGAAAAACCGCAATGGCGTGTAACTACGGTGGACCTGTCTCCTGAGGCAACGGCAATTGCTCGGGAAAATGCAAGTCATCTTGGTGCGGATGTCCGCTTTCTACAAGGGGATTTGGTGCAGCCGCTTTTGGAAGCTGGCGAAAAGGTAGACATCCTCGTATCCAATCCACCTTATATCCCGAGTCGCGATGTCGAGGAGCTGGACGATGAGGTGCGCGTACACGAGCCTCGCTTGGCTTTGGATGGCGGCGAAGATGGTCTGGATTGCTATCGTCGCTTGTGTGACGCGCTGCCGAATCTATTGAAAGAAAGAGCGGTCGTAGCGTTTGAGGTAGGCATTTATCAGGCTGGGGATGTAGCGGCATTGATGAGGGCATCTGGCGTCATGAATGAGGTAGAGATTGTTCCAGACTTGGCGGGGATCGAGCGGGTTGTTATCGGAGTGAGACGATAG
- the prfA gene encoding peptide chain release factor 1: MFTRLSAVEERFEEVTNLLCDPDVISDTKRLRELSKEQSSLEETVTTYREYKSVVSQIDDAKAMLEEKLDDEMREMVKLELNELSARKEQLEDRLKILLLPKDPNDEKNVIVEIRGAAGGDEAALFAAVLFRMYTRFAERNAFKIEVLEASPTDIGGYKEIVFSLSGRGAYSKMKFESGAHRVQRIPATESGGRIHTSTATVLVLPEAEDVEVEVHEKDIRIDTFCSSGAGGQSVNTTKSAVRVTHIPTGIMVSCQDEKSQHSNKDKALRVLRARLYDFYMQQQNAEADATRKSLVGTGDRSERIRTYNYPQSRVTDHRIGLTLHRLESVLEGELDEVIDNLILHEQTELLKSHAHSA, from the coding sequence ATGTTTACACGCTTATCTGCAGTCGAAGAGCGTTTTGAAGAAGTAACCAACCTCCTATGTGACCCCGACGTCATTAGTGATACAAAACGCTTGCGTGAACTGTCCAAGGAACAATCTTCGTTGGAAGAGACGGTAACGACATACCGTGAATATAAATCAGTGGTGAGTCAAATCGATGACGCCAAAGCGATGCTGGAAGAGAAGCTGGATGACGAGATGCGTGAGATGGTCAAGCTCGAACTCAACGAATTGTCAGCACGCAAGGAACAACTGGAAGATCGCTTGAAGATCCTGTTGCTTCCAAAAGACCCGAACGATGAGAAAAACGTGATTGTAGAAATCCGCGGTGCTGCGGGTGGCGATGAAGCTGCACTATTTGCAGCGGTACTGTTCCGTATGTACACACGTTTTGCGGAGCGCAACGCTTTTAAAATTGAAGTGCTGGAGGCAAGTCCAACCGATATCGGCGGATACAAGGAAATTGTTTTCTCGCTGTCTGGTCGTGGTGCCTACAGCAAAATGAAATTCGAAAGCGGCGCCCATCGTGTGCAACGTATCCCGGCTACTGAGTCCGGCGGACGCATCCATACTTCTACTGCGACCGTACTGGTTCTGCCAGAAGCAGAAGACGTGGAAGTGGAAGTACACGAAAAAGATATCCGCATCGATACGTTCTGCTCCAGTGGTGCGGGCGGTCAGAGCGTTAACACGACCAAGTCTGCGGTGCGCGTAACGCATATTCCTACAGGGATCATGGTTTCTTGTCAGGACGAGAAATCCCAGCATTCCAACAAAGACAAAGCGCTGCGTGTATTACGCGCTCGTCTGTATGATTTCTATATGCAACAACAAAATGCGGAAGCAGATGCTACGCGCAAAAGCTTGGTGGGTACTGGTGACCGAAGCGAGCGCATCCGCACGTACAACTATCCACAAAGCCGCGTGACTGACCACCGCATCGGTCTGACCCTGCACCGATTGGAATCGGTATTGGAAGGCGAATTGGATGAAGTGATCGACAACCTGATCCTGCATGAACAAACGGAGCTTTTGAAAAGCCATGCACACTCAGCTTGA
- a CDS encoding sporulation protein — protein MWTQPNWLLRSPRVVLGLVVLTTVLTVGCGGNTAKQQGYSTDTRNTQHNMKIRGDQSGNTLQGRAPVPADRDPLMGRNQNPNMVIGHWNSRNTQVDVTNMERMAMSVKGVENARITLSDANAYVTLDLVHNITANQARTIEQQVISLLQERLPRYDFHLTSHDGYHR, from the coding sequence ATGTGGACACAGCCAAATTGGCTTTTGCGCAGCCCGCGTGTCGTTCTGGGCTTGGTTGTACTTACGACTGTCCTCACTGTCGGATGCGGGGGAAATACGGCTAAGCAACAGGGCTATAGTACGGATACGAGGAATACCCAGCACAATATGAAGATCAGAGGGGATCAAAGCGGCAATACACTTCAAGGCCGTGCGCCTGTTCCTGCGGATCGTGACCCGTTAATGGGGCGCAATCAGAATCCGAATATGGTTATCGGCCACTGGAACTCACGTAATACCCAAGTCGACGTGACCAATATGGAAAGAATGGCCATGTCGGTAAAAGGTGTGGAAAACGCTCGCATCACACTCAGCGATGCCAATGCATATGTTACTCTTGACCTTGTGCATAACATCACTGCGAATCAAGCGCGAACCATCGAACAGCAGGTGATTTCGCTTCTTCAGGAAAGACTCCCGCGTTACGATTTTCACTTAACCTCGCATGACGGTTACCATCGCTGA
- a CDS encoding thymidine kinase has translation MAQLYFRYGAMNASKSIQLLTVAHNYEQSGKKVVVFTPAVDDRYGVGKVASRVGISREAIPISEETDLYQIVEAESVKPHCVLVDEAQFISRHHVDQLVRIVDKLGIPVIVYGLLKNFKNELFPGSAALLCEADKVEEIKTVCVYCNKKATHILKFKNGQPVYSGETIEIAGNDTYSSVCRKHYYTPPVAE, from the coding sequence GTGGCACAACTATATTTTCGGTATGGAGCGATGAATGCTTCCAAATCCATTCAATTATTGACCGTTGCCCACAACTACGAGCAATCGGGGAAAAAAGTAGTAGTGTTTACTCCAGCAGTTGATGATCGCTATGGCGTGGGAAAAGTGGCTTCGCGTGTTGGGATTAGCCGAGAAGCGATTCCGATTAGCGAAGAGACCGATTTGTACCAAATCGTAGAGGCAGAATCAGTCAAGCCGCATTGCGTGTTGGTTGACGAGGCTCAGTTCATCAGCCGCCACCATGTAGATCAGCTCGTCAGGATCGTAGACAAGCTGGGAATCCCTGTAATCGTCTATGGCTTGTTGAAAAACTTCAAGAATGAGCTCTTCCCTGGCAGCGCCGCCCTTTTATGCGAGGCAGACAAAGTAGAAGAAATTAAAACAGTTTGTGTGTACTGCAATAAAAAGGCGACACATATTCTCAAGTTCAAAAATGGACAACCCGTCTACTCTGGGGAGACGATTGAAATTGCTGGAAATGATACATACAGCAGCGTCTGTCGCAAGCATTACTATACCCCTCCAGTTGCCGAATAA
- a CDS encoding cryptochrome/photolyase family protein — MTAIVWFRRDLRLHDHAALHAAMLTGDPIVPVYIVEDLLCLSAAVGDKRLHAHFSAIAALDDALVQLGGRLLIRHGEPQQVLSQLAEETSANKLFFNRDYTPDARKRDELVSEVLSSHGVFVHACKDLVLHEPGEIMTKQRTPYAVFTPYRRVWQTLPKDRPFPQPTSWNLFDRLKELPSEPVPTVEDFGRNRPFGTEWEMKQFGERAARQRLQQFLDGDIYTYKEQRDMPGVNATSRLSFALNAGTLSIRTVYHCVQEVLSDARGEQVTSIEAFLTELIWREFYQQVLFFHPHTTAHAYLPQFEEVAWENRKDLFARWCQGETGYPIVDAAMKQLNETGWMHNRLRMITASFLTKDLLVDWRWGMAYFAQQLIDFDEAANIGGWQWSASTGTDAQPYFRIFNPVTQGEKFDPDGVFVKKYLPVLREVPLQYIHKPWDMPEHIQEQAGCRIGFDYPLPCVDHAQRRKLVMALFQEAKDRHAKTE; from the coding sequence ATGACTGCCATAGTCTGGTTCCGTCGGGATCTGCGCTTGCACGACCATGCTGCTCTGCACGCAGCCATGCTCACAGGTGATCCGATTGTTCCTGTTTATATAGTGGAGGATTTACTTTGTCTTTCTGCGGCTGTAGGGGATAAGCGACTTCATGCGCATTTTTCCGCGATAGCTGCACTCGACGACGCTTTGGTTCAACTGGGAGGTCGTCTCTTGATTCGCCACGGCGAACCACAGCAAGTGCTTAGCCAATTAGCCGAAGAGACGAGTGCCAATAAGCTGTTTTTCAATCGGGATTATACGCCAGACGCTCGCAAGCGAGACGAGCTCGTGTCAGAAGTGTTGAGCAGTCACGGCGTATTTGTGCATGCATGCAAGGATTTGGTTTTGCATGAGCCGGGGGAAATTATGACGAAGCAGCGGACACCATATGCGGTTTTTACGCCTTATCGCCGCGTTTGGCAGACGTTGCCCAAAGACCGTCCATTCCCTCAACCGACGAGCTGGAATCTATTTGATCGGTTGAAGGAGTTGCCGAGTGAGCCTGTTCCTACTGTGGAAGATTTCGGACGCAACCGACCGTTTGGCACTGAGTGGGAAATGAAGCAGTTCGGGGAGCGAGCCGCACGTCAACGATTGCAGCAATTTTTAGATGGTGACATTTATACGTATAAAGAACAACGTGACATGCCAGGAGTGAATGCGACCTCCCGGCTGTCTTTTGCCCTAAATGCAGGTACTTTGTCTATACGGACGGTGTATCATTGCGTACAGGAAGTGCTTTCCGATGCGCGGGGTGAGCAGGTTACCTCGATCGAAGCTTTTCTGACGGAACTTATTTGGAGAGAATTTTATCAGCAGGTGCTTTTTTTCCATCCGCACACGACTGCCCATGCTTACCTGCCGCAATTTGAAGAGGTCGCTTGGGAAAACAGGAAGGATTTGTTTGCCCGCTGGTGTCAAGGGGAAACGGGTTACCCGATTGTGGATGCTGCCATGAAGCAGTTGAATGAAACGGGATGGATGCACAATCGGCTGCGGATGATTACGGCTTCTTTTTTGACAAAGGATTTGCTTGTGGATTGGCGGTGGGGAATGGCCTATTTCGCACAGCAGTTGATCGATTTCGATGAAGCGGCAAACATCGGGGGCTGGCAGTGGAGTGCTTCGACTGGTACCGACGCGCAACCGTATTTTCGGATTTTTAATCCTGTCACGCAAGGGGAAAAGTTTGATCCAGACGGTGTTTTCGTCAAAAAATATCTTCCCGTATTGCGTGAAGTACCTCTACAATATATTCATAAACCATGGGACATGCCGGAGCATATCCAAGAGCAAGCAGGCTGCAGGATTGGCTTCGACTACCCGCTTCCTTGTGTGGACCATGCACAAAGAAGAAAGCTGGTCATGGCCTTGTTTCAGGAGGCAAAAGACCGCCATGCAAAGACTGAGTAA
- the rpmE gene encoding 50S ribosomal protein L31, with protein MKQDIHPKYNVVTVSCACGNEFESGSVKQALKVEICSNCHPFFTGKQKFVDAGGRVDRFKRKYNL; from the coding sequence ATGAAACAAGACATTCATCCTAAGTACAACGTAGTAACAGTTAGCTGCGCATGTGGTAACGAATTTGAATCCGGTTCCGTGAAACAAGCGTTGAAAGTGGAGATCTGCTCCAACTGCCATCCTTTCTTCACAGGAAAACAAAAATTCGTTGATGCAGGCGGCCGTGTAGACCGTTTCAAACGCAAATACAATCTGTAA
- a CDS encoding radical SAM protein: protein MYLVYADEKGNVYDHPGLFAVARNGDILTEILEEELIPLPEGSTLVSLPDTEPIGMDPDTGEMVKLDGCTAVGALVPQGITRLLLPGYVKTNKESKLPLFGYSAVVWKDNRFWVTGRASDDIYKWDPLNFPMDELRQRVAKTLETFPQNRILNHLSHCALEYECLTASNNFFNRWEGSLPVSYTCNAGCYGCISEQPDDSGFPSPQTRMNFKPTEDELVEVMLHHLKTPESIISFGQGCEGEPSTMASIIVPAMRRVRETTDMGFININTNAGLTDHIKGIVDAGLDLMRVSIISAIDEHYNAYYRPRNYTLENVARSAEYAASKGVYTSINYLCFPGVFDREEEMEAMIEFIRRTGIKLIQLRNLNIDPESYLAMIPKAQGEVFGMKQAIEIYQQELPDVVIGSFTHIPPDQLQRRKNMA, encoded by the coding sequence ATGTATTTAGTTTACGCAGATGAAAAAGGCAATGTATACGACCACCCAGGTCTTTTTGCAGTGGCTCGTAACGGAGATATATTGACAGAAATTCTGGAAGAAGAACTGATCCCGCTCCCGGAAGGATCGACGTTGGTCAGTTTGCCAGACACCGAGCCGATCGGAATGGACCCCGACACAGGTGAAATGGTCAAGTTGGATGGCTGTACAGCAGTAGGTGCACTTGTGCCACAAGGCATTACAAGGCTCTTGCTGCCAGGCTACGTGAAAACGAACAAGGAAAGCAAGCTGCCTCTGTTTGGCTACTCCGCAGTCGTCTGGAAGGATAACCGTTTCTGGGTAACGGGACGTGCAAGTGACGATATTTACAAATGGGACCCGTTGAACTTCCCGATGGATGAGCTGCGCCAGCGAGTGGCAAAGACGTTGGAGACGTTTCCGCAAAACCGTATTTTGAACCACTTGTCCCACTGTGCGTTGGAGTACGAATGCTTGACGGCCTCCAATAACTTTTTCAACCGCTGGGAAGGCAGCTTGCCTGTTTCCTATACCTGTAACGCCGGTTGCTACGGCTGTATTTCCGAGCAACCAGATGACAGTGGATTCCCTTCTCCGCAGACGCGGATGAACTTCAAGCCGACAGAGGACGAGCTGGTGGAAGTCATGCTGCACCACCTGAAGACACCGGAGAGCATCATCAGCTTCGGACAGGGCTGTGAAGGTGAGCCTTCTACGATGGCTTCCATTATTGTTCCTGCTATGCGTCGAGTAAGGGAAACGACAGATATGGGCTTTATCAACATCAATACGAATGCTGGCTTGACAGATCATATCAAAGGCATTGTCGATGCCGGACTTGATCTGATGCGCGTGAGTATTATCAGTGCGATTGACGAACACTATAATGCTTACTACCGCCCACGCAACTACACGTTGGAAAATGTAGCGCGTTCTGCTGAATACGCTGCATCCAAAGGTGTGTATACGTCCATTAACTACTTGTGCTTCCCTGGTGTGTTTGACCGCGAAGAGGAAATGGAAGCGATGATCGAGTTCATCCGCAGAACAGGCATTAAGCTGATCCAGTTGCGAAATCTGAATATCGATCCAGAGAGCTACTTGGCGATGATTCCAAAAGCGCAAGGCGAAGTGTTCGGCATGAAGCAAGCTATCGAAATTTATCAGCAGGAGCTGCCAGATGTCGTTATCGGTTCGTTTACACATATTCCTCCGGATCAACTCCAGCGCAGGAAAAACATGGCGTAA
- a CDS encoding M23 family metallopeptidase has protein sequence MEYVQVSAPVESQMEAKQAVVEQALFQAFNPYASLTSPAPATKGNSVVYAVRQGDTLSGIAQRYGLSLKNLVEANSITNPHLVSVGMKLIIKRDEVGHMVKKGETLDYIARRYGVSRESLIERNPLLKWLSDNLYVGQVVYVPIAKGNPMLGNDPEQKRSAVHAASRQVITRIRGGLSWPVREATITSGFGERWGKTHKGVDLWNEHESKTPILAARAGVVVEAGANRSGYGRMVVIDHGDGLQTFYAHMRLLLVSPGQTVEAGEILGYMGQTGNSTGYHLHFEVRQDDVPINPLPYLGR, from the coding sequence GTGGAGTACGTGCAAGTTAGCGCTCCGGTGGAGTCACAGATGGAAGCGAAACAAGCAGTCGTGGAGCAAGCGCTATTTCAAGCGTTTAATCCCTATGCCAGTCTGACTTCACCTGCACCAGCAACGAAAGGAAATTCAGTGGTGTACGCTGTTCGGCAAGGAGATACGCTATCTGGTATTGCCCAGCGATACGGCCTTTCTCTAAAAAACCTGGTAGAAGCGAATAGCATTACGAATCCCCATCTGGTAAGCGTGGGCATGAAGCTGATCATCAAGCGTGATGAAGTCGGACATATGGTGAAAAAAGGAGAAACACTGGATTACATAGCAAGGCGGTACGGTGTGAGTCGGGAATCGTTAATCGAACGAAACCCGCTGCTAAAATGGCTGTCGGACAACCTGTATGTAGGACAGGTCGTGTATGTCCCTATCGCAAAAGGCAATCCGATGTTGGGCAACGACCCGGAGCAGAAGCGAAGTGCCGTTCATGCAGCAAGTCGGCAAGTCATCACGAGGATTCGCGGCGGTCTAAGTTGGCCTGTCAGAGAAGCAACGATTACAAGCGGATTTGGAGAACGTTGGGGAAAAACACACAAGGGTGTGGATTTGTGGAATGAACATGAATCAAAGACCCCGATTTTGGCAGCGAGAGCAGGAGTGGTTGTGGAGGCTGGCGCCAATCGGTCAGGGTATGGGCGGATGGTCGTGATTGATCACGGAGATGGCTTGCAAACCTTTTATGCCCATATGCGTCTGTTGCTGGTGTCACCTGGTCAAACCGTAGAAGCAGGTGAGATATTGGGATACATGGGGCAAACGGGTAACTCTACGGGCTACCATTTGCACTTTGAAGTGCGGCAGGATGATGTGCCGATCAATCCACTTCCCTATCTTGGCAGGTAA
- the rho gene encoding transcription termination factor Rho, which translates to MLLSELEEKKLTDLYKLAKEYHIPYYSQLKKKELIFAILRARAERDGLMFMEGVLEILPEGYGFLRPINYLPSSEDIYISQSQIRRFDLRMGDVVSGKARPPKENERYFGLLQVEAVNGEDPETAAERLHFPALTPLYPQTKLVLETAPTRVSTRLMDLLSPVGLGQRGLIVAPPKAGKTMLIKEIANSITESRPDIHLFVLLIDERPEEVTDMQRSVKGEVVASTFDELPENHIKVAELVLERAKRLVEHKKDVVILLDSITRLARAYNLVIPPSGRTLSGGIDPAAFHRPKRFFGSARNIEEGGSLTILATALVETGSRMDDVIYEEFKGTGNMELHLDRKLAERRIFPAIDIRRSGTRREELLLTKEELDKLWMIRKNMNETNEFVDSFIKKLADTKTNEEFLQTLESKQQGRGKAASTTVSS; encoded by the coding sequence ATGTTACTTTCTGAACTAGAAGAAAAGAAGCTGACCGACCTCTATAAGTTGGCCAAGGAATACCATATTCCGTACTACTCCCAACTGAAGAAGAAGGAATTGATTTTCGCGATTCTTCGGGCACGAGCGGAGCGGGATGGTCTCATGTTTATGGAGGGGGTTCTCGAAATATTGCCGGAGGGATACGGCTTCCTCCGCCCCATTAACTATCTCCCCAGCTCAGAAGATATCTACATTTCCCAGTCGCAGATTCGCCGTTTTGATCTGCGGATGGGGGATGTGGTATCAGGAAAAGCAAGACCACCGAAGGAGAATGAACGTTATTTTGGGCTCCTTCAAGTAGAGGCTGTGAACGGAGAAGACCCTGAGACAGCCGCAGAGCGTCTTCATTTCCCCGCTTTGACACCGTTGTATCCCCAAACCAAGCTCGTACTGGAGACAGCCCCTACACGTGTTTCCACTCGCCTGATGGATCTTCTCTCTCCTGTTGGACTGGGTCAGCGTGGATTGATTGTGGCTCCGCCAAAAGCGGGGAAAACCATGCTGATCAAAGAAATTGCCAACAGCATTACCGAAAGCCGCCCGGATATCCACTTGTTTGTCTTGCTCATTGATGAGCGCCCGGAAGAGGTGACGGATATGCAGCGATCTGTCAAAGGAGAGGTAGTTGCCTCGACTTTTGACGAGTTGCCTGAGAATCACATCAAAGTTGCTGAGCTTGTCTTGGAGCGTGCAAAGCGATTGGTTGAGCACAAAAAAGACGTGGTGATCCTGCTGGATTCCATTACACGTCTCGCTCGTGCTTACAACTTGGTTATTCCTCCAAGTGGTCGAACGTTGTCCGGTGGTATTGATCCGGCAGCCTTTCATCGTCCGAAGCGCTTTTTTGGTTCAGCACGCAATATTGAAGAAGGCGGCAGCTTGACCATTTTGGCGACTGCTTTGGTTGAGACCGGCTCCCGTATGGACGATGTGATTTACGAGGAGTTCAAAGGAACCGGAAACATGGAGCTTCATTTGGATCGCAAGCTGGCGGAGCGCAGGATTTTCCCGGCGATCGATATCCGCCGTTCGGGTACGCGCCGCGAAGAGCTTCTGCTCACCAAAGAAGAGCTGGATAAGCTGTGGATGATCCGGAAAAACATGAATGAAACAAATGAGTTTGTCGACTCCTTTATTAAAAAGTTGGCAGATACAAAAACAAATGAAGAATTTTTGCAAACCCTTGAGTCTAAGCAACAGGGAAGAGGGAAAGCAGCTAGCACGACGGTGAGTTCATGA